From Pontibacter actiniarum, a single genomic window includes:
- a CDS encoding TlpA family protein disulfide reductase, producing MNKYKFSLKNIPAWAVMLAIFGTLYLTGLHTEAIGQVQRLLLATGIRKADVPAVATAESAVVSSETATGGAANSGHMAGKGFKMRTLDGSTVSFESLKGKVIFLNIWATWCPPCVAEMPNIQSLYEKVGSDKIAFVMLSVDEGGMEKVQKFIAKKGFTFPVYMPAGQLPQEFYSNAIPTTFIISPDGQVVARQEGMAEYDTKEVRDFLQSMARE from the coding sequence ATGAACAAGTATAAATTCTCCCTCAAAAATATACCTGCCTGGGCTGTCATGCTGGCTATCTTCGGCACCCTGTACCTAACAGGCCTTCATACCGAGGCAATAGGGCAGGTACAGCGGCTGCTGCTTGCCACAGGAATACGAAAAGCCGATGTGCCGGCAGTGGCCACAGCAGAAAGCGCCGTAGTTTCTTCCGAAACAGCTACAGGAGGCGCAGCAAACAGCGGCCACATGGCAGGCAAAGGCTTTAAGATGAGAACCCTCGATGGCAGCACGGTCAGTTTCGAGAGCCTAAAGGGAAAAGTAATCTTCCTGAACATCTGGGCTACCTGGTGCCCGCCATGTGTGGCTGAAATGCCCAACATACAAAGCCTGTACGAAAAAGTCGGCTCTGATAAAATAGCGTTCGTGATGCTCTCTGTAGACGAAGGCGGCATGGAGAAGGTGCAGAAGTTTATCGCTAAAAAGGGCTTTACGTTTCCGGTGTACATGCCAGCCGGTCAGCTTCCGCAGGAGTTTTACTCCAATGCCATCCCCACTACGTTTATTATTTCTCCGGACGGCCAGGTGGTGGCACGGCAGGAAGGAATGGCGGAGTATGACACCAAGGAAGTACGGGACTTTCTGCAAAGTATGGCAAGGGAGTAA
- a CDS encoding outer membrane beta-barrel family protein, protein MMNTRKTNCLVGLALCLLLCMCHTARARQQANQKNEAATAVRLPLAQVLQKLTGLYGINFIYEQGLLAGREASYNAEQLKNRAPAVALEEILRPLGLRFRNIDNQNYAIFPEEEQEKTAGAGGAEVSLTPQDARQDGQISGRVEDMAHAPVPYATVALFSSADSTHLATRLTDESGYYLFKGVPYGTYFLQVSYVGYDKAASPVVSLSHGKRGAAIGVLQLKERTASLQEVVVEGRKPLIEQETDRYVMHVENSALASGNAVQLLKAAPFVEVSPENEVTLQGKKTMILVDNKPVAAAALAEVLQTLPAGTVSQVELITNPSARYDAAYGAVINIVTRKDQAQGLTATLRTEASQGDFGRLNVNGRLTYKHRGLTLFGMGGYNRFNFQTHDRLDRLLRAELPGGLVEEEITRTFYQDIYSFQAGANLQVGRNQQMGVLVEGQQNQTEGTFVSYDRFSTMGLPVDSVLLTDSPFSNKPHHLNYHLYYSLLGDSANSELYVLATYTPVRRELQQYFPSALLGQGNDTLRIPQPYRTTNSYAFDIWVAQADYSYALGKSWQLEAGLKHQATDSRQVIDFEAEEGGRLSRQAGSSSNNHLAEAITGGYGILSKNWEQDRLQLGVRLEHTKMRYVGHYEQDYLQAFPTLRYRRLFGEAGELAFSYRRTINRVPYDELVPYTLYINHYTVFEGNPSLKPQYDHIFSLNTRLSQLGINITFTSSEGRFAQFPIRQDFETRVTYAALQNLESASDLAVDVSYPLQLTSWWSTENSGTVFGWSSARGRVLGESFSASGAWCAFRSLHAFKLHPSVTLELNGSYRSARKAELTYTGSNGNVNLGLLVQLLKGKGQLRVGAEEVLGQNSYYTSQNFGVYRTQRHRSFDSQRLTVGLTFNLGQAKVKAPVPKLGNEEAVDRL, encoded by the coding sequence ATGATGAACACCAGGAAAACAAACTGCCTTGTTGGGCTTGCCCTGTGCCTGCTGCTATGTATGTGCCACACCGCCAGGGCACGCCAGCAGGCAAACCAAAAAAACGAAGCTGCCACGGCAGTTAGGTTGCCCCTGGCACAAGTGCTGCAAAAGCTAACAGGGCTTTATGGGATTAACTTTATCTATGAGCAAGGGCTTTTGGCGGGAAGAGAGGCCTCCTACAATGCTGAGCAGTTAAAGAACAGGGCTCCAGCTGTAGCGCTTGAAGAGATCCTGAGGCCTCTCGGGCTGCGCTTCCGTAACATTGACAATCAGAACTACGCTATTTTTCCGGAGGAGGAGCAGGAGAAGACAGCAGGTGCCGGTGGTGCTGAGGTGTCGCTAACGCCCCAGGACGCGCGGCAGGACGGACAGATAAGCGGCCGGGTGGAGGATATGGCGCATGCGCCGGTGCCTTACGCTACAGTGGCTCTTTTTTCTTCGGCAGATTCTACCCATTTGGCTACCCGGCTGACCGACGAAAGTGGTTATTACCTGTTCAAGGGTGTTCCGTACGGAACGTACTTTCTGCAGGTATCCTATGTGGGCTATGATAAAGCGGCCAGCCCGGTAGTTAGCCTGAGCCATGGCAAGCGTGGGGCAGCTATTGGTGTGCTGCAACTTAAAGAGCGTACAGCCTCCCTGCAGGAGGTGGTTGTGGAGGGCCGAAAGCCACTGATTGAACAGGAGACAGACCGCTATGTGATGCATGTGGAGAACAGTGCCCTTGCCAGCGGCAATGCTGTGCAACTGCTTAAAGCCGCGCCGTTTGTGGAGGTGTCACCGGAGAATGAGGTGACCTTGCAGGGGAAGAAGACGATGATCCTGGTAGACAACAAGCCTGTTGCCGCCGCTGCGCTGGCAGAGGTGCTGCAAACGCTCCCGGCAGGCACTGTTTCGCAGGTGGAGCTGATCACCAACCCTTCGGCCAGGTACGACGCGGCCTATGGGGCGGTGATCAACATCGTTACGCGTAAAGATCAGGCACAGGGCCTGACCGCCACCCTCAGAACAGAGGCGTCGCAGGGCGATTTCGGGCGGCTGAACGTTAACGGCAGGCTTACTTACAAGCACCGCGGGCTAACGCTCTTTGGTATGGGAGGGTACAACCGGTTCAACTTTCAGACCCACGATCGCCTGGACAGGCTACTGCGTGCAGAGTTGCCCGGGGGGCTGGTAGAGGAGGAGATCACCCGCACTTTTTACCAGGATATCTACAGTTTTCAGGCGGGGGCCAACCTGCAGGTAGGCAGGAACCAACAAATGGGCGTGCTGGTGGAGGGGCAGCAGAACCAGACGGAGGGCACTTTCGTCTCCTACGACAGGTTCAGCACCATGGGGCTTCCGGTAGATTCGGTGCTGCTGACAGACAGCCCTTTTTCAAATAAACCCCATCACCTAAACTATCATCTCTATTACAGTCTTTTGGGAGATTCCGCCAACAGTGAGCTGTATGTTCTGGCAACCTACACGCCTGTCCGGCGCGAGTTGCAGCAGTATTTCCCGTCTGCCTTGCTGGGGCAAGGCAATGATACCCTGCGCATACCGCAGCCCTACAGAACGACCAACAGTTACGCGTTCGATATCTGGGTAGCGCAGGCCGATTACAGTTATGCGCTTGGTAAAAGCTGGCAACTGGAGGCGGGGCTGAAACACCAAGCAACGGACTCCCGGCAGGTTATAGACTTTGAGGCAGAGGAAGGCGGGCGGCTGTCGCGACAGGCCGGGAGCTCTAGCAACAATCACCTGGCGGAGGCAATTACAGGCGGGTATGGCATCCTTAGTAAGAACTGGGAACAGGACCGGTTGCAGTTGGGTGTTCGGCTGGAGCACACGAAAATGCGCTATGTCGGGCACTATGAACAGGACTACCTGCAAGCCTTTCCGACGCTGCGGTACAGGCGCCTGTTTGGCGAGGCCGGAGAACTTGCCTTTTCTTACCGCCGGACCATCAACCGAGTGCCTTACGATGAGTTGGTGCCTTACACGCTCTACATCAACCATTACACAGTTTTTGAGGGAAACCCATCGCTCAAGCCGCAGTACGACCACATTTTTTCTCTCAATACCAGGTTGAGCCAGCTCGGCATCAACATAACATTTACCTCCAGCGAAGGGCGGTTCGCACAGTTCCCCATCCGGCAGGATTTTGAGACGAGGGTGACATACGCCGCTTTGCAGAACCTGGAAAGCGCTTCTGACCTTGCCGTGGATGTGTCTTACCCGCTGCAGCTAACTTCCTGGTGGAGCACCGAAAACAGCGGTACAGTATTCGGGTGGTCCAGCGCCCGGGGTCGGGTGCTGGGCGAGTCCTTCAGCGCCTCAGGTGCCTGGTGCGCGTTTCGGTCGCTCCATGCGTTCAAGCTGCACCCCAGCGTAACCCTGGAGCTGAATGGCTCTTACAGGTCTGCACGGAAGGCGGAGCTGACCTATACAGGAAGCAACGGAAACGTAAACCTGGGGCTGTTGGTTCAGCTGCTGAAGGGCAAAGGGCAGCTGCGGGTAGGGGCGGAGGAGGTGCTGGGGCAGAACAGCTACTATACCAGCCAGAACTTTGGCGTGTACCGCACGCAACGGCACCGCTCTTTTGACAGCCAACGGCTAACGGTAGGGCTAACTTTTAACCTGGGCCAGGCGAAGGTAAAAGCACCTGTTCCAAAGTTAGGCAACGAGGAGGCGGTGGACAGGCTGTAG
- the arsM gene encoding arsenosugar biosynthesis arsenite methyltransferase ArsM, translating to MSDYLEAAKLVYEDAANNPQKGLCCTTTPVWQLPELAVPSKMLEMNYGCGSTVNPRDLSHNPTVLYVGVGGGMELLQFSYFTRRPGAVIGVDPVDRMLAVCAENLQLAEQENSWFERDFVELRHGDALQLPVEDNSVDVAAQNCLFNIFRKEELEVALAEMYRVLKPHGRLVLSDPISEDYMPENLRNDDRLRALCLSGAMPLQQYIDFITGIGFGTVEVRAKRPYRVLAPGQYDTESMIFIESVEICAIKDPMPADGPCVFTGKHAIYFGEEDFFDDGKGHTLLHNQPLAVCDKTASALEKLGRKDIHLTASTWFYDGGGCC from the coding sequence ATGAGTGATTATTTAGAGGCGGCCAAGCTGGTGTACGAAGATGCTGCGAACAATCCGCAGAAAGGGCTCTGCTGCACCACCACGCCTGTCTGGCAGCTACCAGAGCTTGCTGTTCCGTCTAAAATGCTGGAGATGAACTACGGATGCGGTTCTACTGTAAACCCGCGCGACCTGAGCCATAACCCCACGGTGCTCTATGTTGGCGTGGGAGGGGGAATGGAGCTGCTGCAGTTCTCATACTTTACGCGCAGGCCCGGTGCTGTAATTGGGGTGGACCCCGTAGACCGAATGCTGGCGGTGTGTGCCGAGAACCTGCAGCTTGCGGAGCAGGAGAACAGCTGGTTCGAGCGCGATTTTGTAGAGTTGCGCCACGGCGATGCCCTGCAGTTGCCTGTAGAAGACAATTCGGTGGATGTGGCGGCCCAGAACTGCCTGTTTAACATATTCAGAAAGGAAGAGCTGGAGGTAGCGCTTGCCGAAATGTACCGCGTGCTGAAGCCACACGGCAGATTGGTGCTCTCGGACCCCATCAGTGAAGATTACATGCCTGAGAACCTGCGCAACGATGACCGCCTGCGGGCGCTGTGCCTTAGCGGGGCTATGCCGCTGCAGCAGTACATCGATTTCATTACCGGTATTGGCTTTGGCACGGTGGAGGTGAGGGCTAAGCGCCCTTACCGTGTGTTGGCGCCGGGCCAGTACGACACCGAAAGTATGATCTTTATCGAAAGCGTGGAAATCTGTGCCATCAAAGATCCTATGCCGGCTGATGGCCCCTGTGTGTTTACAGGAAAGCATGCCATCTACTTCGGAGAGGAGGACTTCTTTGACGATGGAAAAGGGCACACCCTGCTGCACAACCAGCCTTTGGCCGTGTGCGATAAAACTGCCAGTGCTTTAGAGAAGCTGGGTAGGAAGGATATACATCTTACCGCGTCTACCTGGTTTTACGATGGAGGCGGATGCTGCTAA
- a CDS encoding VIT1/CCC1 transporter family protein: MLEDRLHAREKLLFFNKEYIAEFVYGGIDGAITTFAVVAGAEGANFNTSVVIILGLANLIADGFSMSVGNFFSTKASRDNFDRHKATEYWEVDNLPDREVEEIREAYAAKGFQGELLDQVVEVITSNKEVWVDTMMKEELGMTQDDKTPVKTASVTFISFVLIGSIPLLSYLVAGSGLHAGNTQLFLYSSILTGVALALVGSLKSLVTQRSLLVGIGETLLLGGLAASLAYFVGDVLQKAFS, encoded by the coding sequence ATGCTTGAAGACCGCCTCCACGCAAGAGAAAAGCTCCTCTTCTTTAACAAGGAATACATTGCTGAGTTTGTCTATGGTGGAATAGACGGTGCCATTACCACCTTTGCAGTTGTGGCAGGTGCCGAAGGGGCAAACTTCAATACCTCTGTTGTGATCATACTGGGGCTGGCAAACCTGATTGCCGACGGCTTTTCCATGTCGGTTGGCAATTTCTTCTCCACCAAGGCTTCGCGCGACAACTTTGACAGGCATAAGGCCACGGAGTATTGGGAAGTAGACAACCTGCCGGACCGTGAAGTCGAGGAAATACGGGAGGCCTACGCAGCAAAGGGCTTTCAGGGCGAGTTGCTGGACCAGGTGGTAGAGGTGATCACTTCAAATAAAGAAGTGTGGGTCGACACCATGATGAAGGAGGAGCTTGGGATGACTCAGGATGATAAAACTCCGGTTAAAACGGCCTCTGTTACCTTTATCAGCTTTGTGCTGATCGGTTCCATCCCACTGCTTTCCTATCTTGTTGCAGGTAGTGGGTTACATGCGGGCAACACGCAGCTGTTCCTGTATTCCAGCATCCTGACGGGTGTGGCCCTGGCACTGGTAGGGAGCCTTAAAAGCCTGGTGACACAGCGGAGCCTGCTCGTGGGCATCGGTGAAACACTCCTGCTCGGGGGCCTTGCTGCCTCGCTGGCGTATTTTGTAGGAGATGTATTGCAGAAGGCCTTTTCATAG
- a CDS encoding arsenosugar biosynthesis-associated peroxidase-like protein produces MEKTYYNPADLSKFGNISELQPEMGRKFFDYYGEVFKEGALTAREKALIALAVSHAVQCPYCIDAYSTDCLEKGADENQMMEAVHVAAAIKGGAALVHGVQMMNKIKELTM; encoded by the coding sequence ATGGAAAAGACCTATTATAACCCGGCGGACCTGTCCAAGTTTGGCAACATTTCGGAATTGCAGCCGGAAATGGGGCGCAAGTTCTTCGACTACTACGGCGAAGTGTTTAAAGAAGGTGCCCTTACAGCGCGTGAGAAGGCCCTTATTGCGTTAGCTGTGTCGCATGCCGTACAATGCCCTTACTGCATTGACGCCTACAGCACCGACTGCCTGGAAAAAGGTGCCGATGAGAACCAGATGATGGAGGCGGTGCATGTTGCGGCCGCCATCAAGGGTGGCGCGGCCCTGGTGCACGGGGTACAAATGATGAACAAGATCAAAGAGCTGACAATGTAG
- the arsS gene encoding arsenosugar biosynthesis radical SAM (seleno)protein ArsS (Some members of this family are selenoproteins.) gives MGSSVKSLKGRQHELSDAFFQLNVLQAPTQHGDQFPAFAGRLQEHGLYPLKPTGTTILQVNMGKMCNQTCKHCHVDAGPDRKEIMTREIMHQCLEALQQSPNITTVDLTGGAPEMNPDFRWFVEELSKLGRQVIVRCNLTIILANKKYHDLPAFFKQHGVHVVSSLPYFQASRTDAQRGDGVFEKSIKALQMLNEVGYGLEGSDLVLDLVYNPSGAFLPSAQASLEAEFKRRLRSGYSIEFHNLFCITNLPVSRFLDYLVQSGNYDTYMEKLVNAFNPVAAAGVMCRNTISVGWDGYLYDCDFNQMLELQVEQSSPRHIRDFNAAVLDRRSIVLNQHCYGCTAGAGSSCGGETVK, from the coding sequence ATGGGATCTTCGGTAAAATCACTTAAAGGGCGGCAGCATGAGCTGTCCGATGCTTTTTTCCAGTTAAACGTACTGCAGGCACCTACGCAGCACGGGGACCAGTTCCCTGCTTTTGCCGGGCGCCTGCAGGAGCACGGCCTATACCCGCTCAAACCCACCGGCACCACTATTCTGCAGGTGAACATGGGCAAAATGTGTAACCAGACGTGCAAGCACTGCCATGTGGACGCGGGGCCGGATCGCAAAGAAATCATGACGCGCGAAATCATGCATCAGTGCCTCGAGGCCCTGCAGCAGTCGCCAAACATAACCACTGTAGACCTGACGGGCGGGGCGCCCGAAATGAACCCGGACTTCCGCTGGTTTGTGGAGGAGCTGTCGAAGCTGGGGCGACAGGTGATCGTGCGCTGCAACCTCACCATCATACTTGCCAATAAGAAGTACCACGACCTGCCAGCTTTCTTTAAACAGCATGGGGTGCACGTGGTGTCTTCGCTGCCTTACTTCCAGGCTTCCCGCACAGATGCCCAACGTGGCGACGGCGTGTTCGAAAAGTCGATTAAAGCACTGCAGATGCTGAATGAGGTCGGTTACGGTTTGGAGGGCAGCGACCTGGTCCTGGACCTGGTGTACAATCCCTCCGGGGCGTTTCTGCCGAGCGCGCAGGCCTCGCTGGAGGCGGAGTTTAAGCGCAGGCTACGCAGCGGTTACAGTATCGAGTTCCATAACCTGTTCTGCATCACCAACCTGCCCGTTAGCCGCTTTCTGGATTACCTGGTGCAGAGCGGCAACTACGACACCTACATGGAGAAGCTGGTGAATGCCTTTAACCCGGTGGCAGCTGCGGGAGTGATGTGCCGCAACACCATTTCCGTTGGCTGGGATGGCTACCTGTACGACTGCGACTTCAACCAGATGCTGGAGCTGCAAGTGGAGCAAAGTTCTCCCCGGCACATTCGCGATTTTAACGCGGCAGTTTTAGACAGGCGCAGTATCGTGCTAAACCAGCACTGCTATGGCTGCACCGCTGGGGCGGGCTCGAGTTGCGGCGGAGAAACGGTGAAGTGA
- a CDS encoding RNA polymerase sigma factor produces MHNTDDLPLLQEKWLQLKGGDGDALKFLFDRYANDLYNYGTKFTQDTDLVKECVQEIFVTVWNRRGFLGEPVNVKNYLLKSYRRLLFKQLGTRQNYAVYSETAANYSFQVELSAEERLIAQERRSAARERLERALASLTARQREAVFLKFHENLSYEEIAEVMDISVKATYKLMAIALSELRDNLSQDHFMLLLVLALVMACSCYI; encoded by the coding sequence ATGCACAACACCGATGACCTCCCTCTTCTCCAGGAAAAATGGCTGCAGCTGAAAGGCGGGGACGGTGATGCCCTTAAATTCCTCTTCGACCGCTACGCAAACGACCTGTACAACTATGGCACAAAGTTTACGCAGGACACCGACCTGGTAAAGGAGTGTGTGCAAGAGATCTTCGTGACCGTTTGGAACAGGCGTGGCTTTCTGGGGGAGCCGGTTAATGTGAAGAATTATCTTCTGAAATCATACAGGCGCTTGCTTTTCAAGCAGCTGGGCACGCGGCAAAACTATGCCGTTTACAGCGAGACTGCTGCTAACTATAGTTTTCAGGTAGAGCTGAGCGCAGAGGAAAGGCTGATCGCACAGGAGCGCAGAAGTGCGGCGCGGGAACGGTTGGAGCGTGCTTTGGCTTCTCTCACGGCCCGGCAGCGGGAGGCGGTTTTTCTGAAATTCCACGAGAACCTGTCGTATGAGGAGATTGCGGAAGTGATGGACATCTCCGTGAAAGCCACCTACAAGCTTATGGCTATAGCGCTCAGCGAGTTGCGTGACAACCTCTCCCAGGATCACTTTATGCTTCTGTTGGTGCTGGCTTTGGTAATGGCCTGCAGCTGTTACATTTAA
- a CDS encoding FecR family protein, translating into MNSPATDYSSYETEDFLNDKQFVAWVQHPSADQDRYWEQVQQEYPLKAYQMEEARRLVQKLSFRASTMEQAEQQQLWRAISEEAGLTRKSVPLAAQWLRKAGAAVVALMLLSLALYFYNSSRHKQFRTAYGQVATLVLPDSSVVTLNANSEIRYASDWDADEPREVWLEGEAFFEVNHLHRQGSVKPGERFVVHTGDMDVEVLGTSFNVQKRRGATQVALQTGKVRLALEGASSPVVMKPGDVVAYTPANSKLVQWQADPQLASAWRGGLLVFQDTPLAEILTYIEDTYGYQVELKDEDLAQRRLSGRFRSRNEEALLQAVAAALGISITKDPASRKLIIRN; encoded by the coding sequence ATGAACAGCCCCGCCACCGACTACAGTAGCTACGAAACAGAGGACTTCCTTAACGACAAGCAGTTTGTTGCCTGGGTGCAACACCCCTCAGCTGATCAGGATCGCTATTGGGAGCAGGTACAGCAGGAGTATCCGCTGAAAGCTTACCAGATGGAGGAGGCCCGGCGCCTGGTCCAAAAGCTAAGCTTCAGAGCCAGCACGATGGAGCAGGCAGAGCAGCAGCAGCTGTGGCGCGCTATCTCAGAGGAAGCCGGCCTTACCCGCAAGTCAGTACCGCTGGCGGCGCAGTGGCTGAGAAAGGCAGGGGCAGCTGTGGTAGCCTTAATGCTGTTGTCGCTTGCGCTGTACTTCTACAACAGCAGCAGACATAAGCAGTTCCGTACGGCCTACGGGCAGGTGGCTACGCTGGTGCTGCCGGATAGCTCTGTTGTCACGCTAAACGCTAATTCAGAGATCAGGTATGCCAGCGACTGGGACGCGGACGAGCCCCGGGAGGTGTGGCTGGAGGGAGAGGCCTTTTTTGAAGTGAACCACTTGCACCGGCAGGGTAGCGTGAAGCCGGGAGAGCGGTTTGTTGTGCACACAGGCGATATGGACGTGGAGGTGCTGGGTACTTCGTTTAACGTGCAAAAGCGCAGAGGAGCCACCCAGGTGGCCCTGCAGACGGGTAAAGTCAGGCTGGCCCTAGAGGGCGCTTCGTCTCCGGTGGTGATGAAGCCCGGAGATGTGGTGGCCTACACACCGGCGAACAGTAAGCTGGTGCAGTGGCAGGCAGACCCGCAGCTAGCTTCAGCCTGGCGCGGAGGGCTGCTCGTGTTTCAGGATACCCCGCTGGCGGAGATACTTACCTACATCGAAGATACCTATGGCTATCAGGTGGAGCTGAAGGACGAAGACCTGGCACAAAGAAGGCTGTCTGGGAGGTTCAGGAGCAGGAATGAAGAGGCGCTGCTGCAGGCTGTAGCGGCAGCCTTGGGCATTTCCATTACCAAGGACCCGGCATCCCGGAAACTCATTATCCGAAACTAA